From the genome of Acropora palmata chromosome 8, jaAcrPala1.3, whole genome shotgun sequence:
CAAATGCCACACTGCAATAACTGGTCCCAATaacttttattatttattatttcaactCTAACAATACAAATATGGCTACTTGGCTGGCCTCTTGAGTTGTAACATGTACCTTATAAAGTCATAGTGTTTGCTGGTAGTTCTACTGCCAATGTATAGTagaaattaatattataatgATTGTGTTcatttggtttgttttgtttctcagtATTTCTGTTGGTACTGTTTTTGGCCATGCCTCAGTCAGGAAAAACATGTGTCTCTTATGGGTAagtgaacaaaataataatttgctgTTTACTCACCAGAAACTGCAGCAGCAAACTGGCCTAAAGGTATTCCGTTTCGAAATTTAGAATAATGAACTCAACAATAATGATTGCTAacacaataatttgaaaattttgctaTATGATTTATTATGACAAGGGCAGGACTTGAGAACAAACTaataaataaacttgacaACAGCTCACTGTGGAAAGCTAAttaacttagaacaaactccATGGAACCATTTCCAATGTTAACCAGATCTTTTACAAACCACTACCTGACAACAACCTCAACTCGATGTTGGGCAAAATTTCACTCCCTTCAACAAAACTCTGAGTGAAATTTTGCACATATCTGTGTGAaatcttaaccctttcactcccaaggggttccccattgacaaggaaaatcatctggcattagacagagtaaaatctactAGTGGCAGTtatgggagtgaaagggttaatattATGCTAGAACAATACATAttgctgaaaatgaattgcTGTTCAATCTCACAATCAAAAGATTAATTGAAATTTACTCActtcatttactttttcacagaactataataagtattattataaTAGTAATTGAACTTGCTAAGTACAAGTCAACACATAGTTCAGTAATATGCATGTTTTGTCGTGCATAATGACTTATCATGGTGATCATAACTTGGTGATCATGACATTTCTGTTGCTTAATATGCTGCTAGTCTTCATCACAATCAAGATCAACTGACtgtttttggcaaaaataatATGATTTTTTGCACTGGTTCAAGGATGTTTGCAAACATTTCGCTTCTATTTTATCTCATCTTTAGTGTTACGTTGGTTTCTTCTTGTTTAAATCCATAAAATATTGTCAGAAGCCATGTCTACCTAACAATATTGCAATCATTAACAAATGATTATTTATTCAGGGGCTTGAACATTGAATATTTGAGAAGTTTTGCCATGAAACTTTGACACTTGAAATAATTCTAACTTATTTGTCGTCTTGATCAGATTGATGCTCACATGGATATCAATACACCATTGACGACTAGAACTGGAAATCTGCATGGAATGCCGCTTTCTATGTTAATTAAAGGTGTTCCTGAGGTTTGTTTGcccaaaattatttcaacagaaaaacagaaaataaggGCCTTCATGCAAAACCCTCATCAGCAAGAATAATTTTGTGTTGTGTCTAATTTCATCCACTGaagtaataattttaaagATTTCGAAAATATTTaagtaatatatatatatatatatatttagttaaatccaactagtggtctattaccaatactgcgttatgattggttgagctactagtaggctatttgttatagcccactagtagcgaaaagcgccggctTTGAAAGccaaaagatgttttgtctcgatatttctttgaccaactagttggattttactaaaacaattattcctctcgccctcatgggctattgactcatagcccattcgggctcgaggaataattgttaaatatatatatatatatatatatatataagtgaATGATTTGGTTGGAAGTTAAAACAGGACTAGATGTTGCATTTCGACAACGCTGTTTCGTGAGTTGCTTCACTCATCAGGAGTTTACAGTATTAAACTCCTGATGAGTGAGGCAACTCACGAAACAGCGTTGTCGAGATGCAACATCTAGTCCTGTTTTAACTTCCAACCAAATCATTCACTTATTCCTGctctatctatatatatatatatataatagaaaggtgaggctaatgaaaccaataCTTGTTTTCATATGAATAGCACAGAACTATCCAAATACATCTGGCAACTACGCGACAGCAAGAAAGactttaatattaaatggACTATCATCTGCAGAGCAAGACCGTACAGCAACATCACGAAGAGATGCGACCTTTGcacgacagaaaaactgatAATAATTAACTCTAAGCCCGACAAActactaaacaaaagatctgaacttatctcaaagtgccgccatgaaaacaagttctacttaaggaacaattgactgtcatctctataaatagactattactcaagacccacgcccttaaatagcttactcatgcccattgtaattatgcaaataacaatagcttttcacacgcttgtatataaactaagtgataggaattttctttattaaatactgtctgatgagtgcgtaagcacgaaactcggagtaacagggaatcatgtgttggtttcattagcctcacctttctatgatttagctctacacttatgtgtattgagcactatttaacagtgttggcaaccttattattattattatatatatatatatatatatatatatataatccGTCaagtattttcgctcgcgcgcgattgcaTGGTTTAAAGGCATCACATGGGCAAAtgttccccagctaaaactggggaatatctgaggatattccccaatttttaaaaccgattgataataaacacaatagcctcaatttggctgcaaAAATATGCttggatatttgtccttggacattatctgttcctcgaagttCACAGTttgcttctcggaacagataatgtccgtgGACAAATATGCAAGCATATTTTCGctccaaatgaaggctattgtttatatatttgtatatatatatatatgtataataATATATGTAATCAGGAATAAACTTCTTGAGacacaaatgtttgtaattggTTGAATACTTCAAACGTTTCGCCGTTTCGCTCTTCGTCAGTGAATGAAGATTATGAATACAAGATTGGcttaggtaaaaaaaaaaaaatagcaaactACAAGCTGCTTGTCTTTCAAGGATTCAATGATACAATAAATCACATCCACGAAATAACACCCAATAgtcacaataatattattataaatgaCCAACTTTGATGTACGTAAGGCAAAAACGATCACACAACTGCTAATTCTTGTGCACTTGTGGTTACATTAAGAAATACAACACATTTTTgattaacaaaaattttcacAGTAAGAAAGGAAGAGTATAGGAACATAGTTTTGAGACAAATCTCCCAAGTAAGAActtgtaaaattcattaatagtTCATAAAGTTTTGACAAATCAGTAGGCAGTATACGAGTCACATTtgcacctctgtaaacccAAATACAAATTAACTGGGGTTGGtcaacttttgatacagatctaTATCTTCAGCTGGCCATTGTAAATGCCCGCATAGATCTCCAGctcatattaaatttttatctaCTActtagtataataataattattttctctcTCCACAGTTTAGTCCTCTTCCTGGATATGAATGGTGCACTCCTTGGTTAGTGAACATAATAAGTCATAATAGATAATTGTTGTCTGTTACTTCATTTACTTTTGTCATATCTCAATGTGACAGGCCTTGTGTGCTTATAATATTGGTTATGTACATGTATAATAATAGTGCTATAGTATGGCTATTCTGTTGacattgtttttgtcatgtGCCTGTAGTTTGTGTCCCCAGAATGTAGCATATATTGGACTTAGAGATGTTGATCCAGCAGAGAGGTAaataaaagttaaacaaatgagaaaaaaaaaatcagtatTTCAATACTCTGGTCTTTTTATTACACTTTATGTATGGTCctgagggaaacagttagttttgtttccccaagagtcctgatgtttcctgagatgaagtcgagggaaaaacgaaactaactagtttcccgagggaccatacattaagccctttgttatatattgagactttcccttaaacaatcatagAAAGACAGCAGAACATCTTTATTCACAATCGTCAATCCTACTGAATGAAATCTTAACTAattacaaaatgttttgaagtacatgaaaaagtaattgctaataatatataatatgtttttaaaacattaataaggaataaaaactcttttggaattataaaaatttggCGGCAACATTTGCTCCAGAAAGTGCTCCTGCGTTAAAGTTTACAGTCTCCTGCCCTCTAGGCTATGAGATGGGAAATTCGAAGCATGGGCTGAAGATCacatcatttttaatttagtcatgcactgatcgCGTGCTGTTGTATTCAGCGCCAGGCAACAACTGtgcaaattatttgaatttgataAGAACATGTGACAAAGAATCAAGCAATCACAATGCTGGTTTTGCTGAGTGCAAGTCTAggtatataacaataataattgattaGTGTGTTTAATTTTCATGAAGGGCCTGAAATTGTTTGAGGCCCTTGGTGCCAGCTGTCTTGGGACTAATGCAATGGTACTGAACATAATTCACAGAATATTAATGGTCCTCTGCAGGGAGATAAGTGAAAAGCTGGGAATTGCAGCATACAGTATTGACGACATTGATAAGGTTGGAATTGGAGAAATAATGCAGCGTGCTCTTGAAAGAATCAATCCAGAGTAAGTAAAAGAATTATTtctataatttatttttactgataagctattgaaattcaaaatgaattaaatcTGGTGAAAATCATTGTTTTAGTCTTAATAGGCCAATTTGGATATTTTGAAgttcagctgtaaacaatagacctcagcaCAAGGCTCTGGGGaataaaatacagtgtttGTGGGGTTTATTCCCTGGAGCCTCAtgctgaggtctattgtttacagctgaattttaaaatatcaaaattggcCTATTACATTAAGGtcttccgtccacacgaagacgatgaaaacacacacgtaaacgcataaattcgaaaacacactccaaagtggattaatttgaaaacgctacgtaaacgatgatcctCTTtgtgtggacggagataaaaatatgcgtttactatcgtttgcgtttacaatcgtgtGGACGTAGCCTAATAGTATTGCTTCTCTTTTTCGCTTTATTTCAAGGCCTCTGTGTTACAGTACTTGatattttattgctttgtttagtttttattgctttatttAGCTTGTAGTGACAAACCAAAGCTTCTAAATCATCGATATTTTGGGTTCTGATCATGAGACtctataaaattaatgtgtcCATTTGCAGAGGTGATCGTCCTATTCATGTCAGCTATGATATTGATTCACTTGATCCCAAAGAGACTCCCTGCACAGGAACACCAGGTAAAGATTATGCTAACTCTCACCACAGATTTCACGGTGGTACAACAGATGGAAAATTAATAGTTATTAACAAGATGCAGGTAAATACAAACCAACTGGCCCCAATTGTTCATAGTTCTCTCCAATGTATAAATCACTTTAGTAcaatataccacacaagtgaataagGCTTTTGACatgtgctgattggctagttcagaggtgattatccaagtaTACTAATCTCCGAGCATCGAGTGGTGTGCGAACCTCTGAAAATCAATCATATTTTACCTTACTGTCACAGATAAAGTTGGTTTTGGTgtcgtttttttcaatttgtgtggtatatactaaaactaTCATAATTTATTCACCTTGGTGTCGGTGAAAGTGGGAGATATTTACCTCCATCTtagtgaataattattattgtcgaATAATCCATCAAGTAAGTACTTTATACTATAAGCCATTGACTCAGTAATCCACAAGATAACACTATCCGCACCTTTACAGGCGCGGATCCAAGATTTTAAAACGGGGGGTGAATTTTTGCAATAATGTAATAGAATCAAAGCCTGGTTGAGGTGTTTGAGGTCTGTGCATCAGCATGATTGATTTCCAATCAATAATTAacgttttcgaattttaggCCAGCGCAAATGccaattatattattttagatTTGTAAATTCATTTGCGGATccaattatattattttagatTTGTAAATTCATTTGTGGATTTCTAAACGGGGACGACTAATTTCTTGTCGAAATAGTAAATAGCTTTTGGTACCTTGTTGCATTCGAATTGTTGCTAGTCTTTATCAAGAACAATGAGAGTTTACCGTGTGTACATTGATTCCTAAAAATTATGCAATCATTACCCACTAATGTCCTCTATGATATTTACTGCCCAAAAAGTAATCGATCGTTCTGTCAAGGGGGGCTCAGAAAAAGAGGGGTGAAAATTCACCCATTTCACCTCCCCTGGATCCGCGCCTGCTTGAACAACTGGTGCCTAGGgttgaaattattatttttgtctaTTATAGATGccataattaaaaattattccatgagcgcgcattggatatgagatggtaaatagctaACGAGGCGCGTAGTGCCGAGTtagctataaccagtctcatatccaacaaccgcgaatggaataattgttttattaaatttcttaaactccaaaaattggAAGTACaaaatacgagcgaaaaaagagagaaaatctgagcgaaatggaaaaaaaacttgattctgatgttgtgtaacaccttgtggtcagacacacgttggctcatcacaaaaaacttGCCTTTTCCTGTACTTCataacgtcggcattgatccaaactctccacaaaaaagtttttttgttcttttttggctttattcagagaaaaattttgctttccggcgaaaacatttttagcttagcattttaccatataaggtcaaactaaggtatatgtgCTGATAActaagattgagtgaaccaatcagagtagcGAAACGCATTATCCGAgattgagaatttaataatcattattatgcacttttaatgcaaatgaaaacaaagaaaagttgaagGCTTAACAAAAGGACCtgtatttataaataaataaataattattactattgtacTGCAATATTAATACTGTATTTccacaaaacaagaaacaagtACTTAGACATCTAAGACCTTGTAATAAGATTATCTCCAGTGAGCATTATTAAGTTCTGTTCATTGCTTAAACCTGGCAGAGTTTTCTCAGTTTATGTAAACCCTGGTAAGAAAAATATATccattattgtaaaatatagGCCTggaattcttgaaaaatcacGAAAATTAGGTCTGCCATCAAAAAAGGTCATCTTTTGATGATATATTTGCAATTTATCTTATCTGTGcactttatattttttcaacagtttGTTCAATGGTACTGTAACATTTTAGGTTTTCTATGGCATGGAATCATAATGGTCTCACAAAGTCAACTCGACTAGTCAACTTAAAGGGGCTAGGATCAcacaattttaggcaatttcagcattgatcaagtggtcatagaattaactgaaacaGCAAAATAACGGCTtaaaactatagaagaactTAAACAAAACACGGGAAAGCTACgaagggacaaggatggacaaaactggggaagattgaaatggattgcatttgggtaaatttgaaaaacatcagcccaccatttttcaaatttatatcagttatatcaaaatgtcatttaaacagctggaaaatcattctcagttgttatgtggccgtgatggctcagttggttgggcATCGGGTTGttacgcgggaggtcgtgagttcgactccgactggaccaacactcagggtcttaaaataactgaggcgaaagtgctgcctttgtaattacatcagcaaatggttagactttcaagtcttctcatataaggactataaaccgtaggccccgtctcctgcatcttcagtgttaaTGGTTTGCaggggacgtaaaagaacccacacgcttatcgcaaaagagtagggcatgaagttcccggtgctgtggtgtggccttggttgtttgtactgttaaatgctcggagatattagctcatatagagctaccaaaaaatccgagggtaaacaaagtattctattctattctctattttgaaaatgaaagactcttgctctgccaatttgacgtttagagctcataactaacaaaataaaacaaaattacctaaaacagtgtgacctagcccctttaattTAGCACACTTCATATGACAACCCTACATGGTCAATATCTAAGCTGCTTTTGAAATGGTTGAATAACTGAGTACTAAAATACCTTGATTCAAAAAAGGTCTTCATGTTTTTTATCTTGACTTTGTGTTACAGTAAAAGGAGGCCTTACCCTGGATGAAGGAATTTACATTTCTCAAATTGTGGCTCAGACAGGTGTGATTTTAACTGTAACAAGAAGctgaagaataattattactgtacaAAAATCACAGCACAGTAATCACAAAATCAAGTCTTTTGATACAATGGAGTAAATGCCAATGAAcatgtaacaataattattccaatGTTTGAATAAAGCCACAAATACACAATCACAAAAATCTATTCCAAGCAAGATAAAATAGCATCTCAATCAACATATTAAACTCATGCAGGACACAAAAAATGTTACTGAGAACAAATCACTGCAAAAGGCATTTTAAGGTTTGTGCAATTACCATAATTGACAAATGACAATGCTTTGGATCTTTAGGTTGCCTCTCAGCTGTGGATGTGGTTGAGTTTAATCCAGCAATAGGAACCGATGAACAAGTGATAAGGACTGCGTCAAATACAATGAAACTTATTACAATATTACTTGGCCAAGAGAGCCACCTTGAACATGCACCACCACCTCCTGTTGATGAAGAAAAGGCTGGCAATGGTGCTGCACACTGAAGAGTGTCAAAGGATATCTAAAACCAGCTTTTAAGCAAAGTCCAAATGTGAAGTCCATCACAATGCCAAGGTTTTGTGAGGCCAAAATGATTTCTTGCTAGACTGTTTATttcacattaaattttagtgTTAAGATTGTGTTATTGCGTGGAAGAGACGAGACGACACATATCTTAACTCAACGTTTAATCTCCTCACACATGTCTTGTCTTCTACTccataccataatactctctACTCGTGTCCAATCTCCTAACAGATTGGGATTAGGATTGAAGCACATGAAGCACATGAAAGTTATGTAAATGAGGTCATAGGGGGCAGTCTTGAAGAAGGAAATGCAAAAGCCTTCTGGAATTACgtcaaattgaaaagaacCGAATCAATTGGCATCCCTCCCCTGCGTGACGGGGATTGTGTCATCAGCTCAAATAGTGGTAAGGCAAGTGTTCTCAACAGCTATTTTAAGTCAACGTTCACTGCTGAGGATACATCAACAATTCCAAATAAAGGCACGAGTCCTTTACCTGACATTGATGATATTTCCTTTGCTGCTGCTGGGATTGCAAAACAGCTTGAACTCCTTAAACCTATGAAAGCCTCAGGACCTGATCAAATTTCTCCTTGGATTCTCAAAAACTTTGCTCATCCATGTGCCGCTATATTACAAAGGATTTTTCAACAATCTTATGACTCCTCATGCCTACCAGAAGATTGGAAAAGAGCTGTGGTCACTCCCATCTATAAAAAGGGTGACAAATCTCTTCCTAAAAATTACAGACCCATCTCATTGACCTGCATCTCATGTAAAGTTATGGAACATATTGTTTTAAGCTCTATGTCAAGGCATTTCTCCAAAAATGATATTATAACACCTCTTCAGCATGGATTTCGTAAAGGCTTTTCTACCGTAACACAATTAATAACCGTGCTGGATGATTGGTTCTCCTCTCTGGACAAGCGCACAAGAACTGATGTCCTTCTGcttgatttttcaaaagccTTTGATAGTGTCCCTCATCAGAGGTTACTGCATAAGCTCCATTACTTTGGTGTCCGAAATAGGACCTTGGAATGGATTAAATCATTCCTTCTTGGCCGCTCTCAACGTGTCCAAGTAAATGGTGAAAAATCAGGTTGGGCTGATGTCATATCCGGTGTTCCCCAAGGCACAGTGCTTGGCCCCTTCTTGTTCATCACTTACATAAATGACATTGTGTGTAATTTACATTCCAAGATAAAGCTGTTTGCTGATGACGCTGTAATGTATCGTGAAATCTGGAGCTCCCAGGATGAAGTCACCTTTCAAAATGACATTGACTCTATTACTGACTGGGCCAAAAGCTGGCAAATGAgccttaattttgataaatgcaATGTTATGTCTATAACTAGATCCAACTCAGAATCGACCATTAGCTATCAGATGTCAAGTGTACCCCTAGGGATAGTATCATGCCATAAGTATCTGGGTATCTTTATACAAGATGATTTGCAATGGGATACACAAGTTAGAGAGGTCAAATCTAAAGCCTCAAAGATTCTAGGCCTTTTACGCAGAAATCTATCTAGCTGCAGCACTTATGTTAGAGAGCAGGCCTATAATTCCTTAGTTAGGTCACGTGTTGAATATGCCTCACCCTGTTGGTCTCCTTTTGAAAAGCAGCACATAGCATCTATAGAATCAATTCAACGTGCAGCTGCTAGGTTTGTTTCTTCTGATTACTCTAGATATTCTAGTGTGACAGATATGATACACTCGCTGGGCTGGGATAGTTTAGAAAAACGTAGATACATAGATTCAGTAACTCTGATGTATAACGTTGTTCACAATCTAGTCCTTATACCTCTACCAAATTCAGTCCAGTCTTCATATTCTAGAACTCGTGCAAATCATCCTTATAAGTTTATGCACATATTTGCAAATTCAAATGCATACAAGTATTCTTTTTTCCCAAGGGTAATTCCCCTCTGGAACAGCCTGCCTAGGGATGCTGTCTGTGCAGAATCAATAAGGTATTTCCAAGCTAAGTTAAACCCCATGTAGGAActccattaatttatttaagtaTTCTGCAAGGACGATGAGATTTGTCAActtaagtattttttttttttaataagctTTATATGCCAGGCTCTTATGTAGCCTTTAATTTACTCCCGTCAGACCCGTTTGACCTTTTAGCATCCTGCATAGTGTCCCCCACTCAAAGGATTAAtaaatatgtatgtatgtatgtatgaaGCAACACATTAATATATGGCTTAACTACTACATGTTCCAACAGAGAGAACTTAtcaataagaataataatattatgagcAAAGAAAGTCAGATGACAGTTATTGCCCAAATAATGATTGAAAATTAAGGGAATACAAGATTACATTACAGCAAGAACATTTTAATATATAGTCGACTCCTGATAACTCAAACCTTCAGGGGaaattgaaaaaggtttgAGTTACTGGGAGTTGAGAACAAATGACCTGAAATAAGGAGAAACAATGATCCTGTGCACTTCTATTCATGCAATGTACAttttaattgaattgaattacTGTATGTATGTAGTATGTAATGAAGTGTTTCTATCATTTTTCCAAATAATTttctaacaatgaaaaaatggtGTCATGTGCACTATTATTCATACAATGTACACTGctgtatatattattttaattatttaaataatcaaataaattCAATGTTTTGGTCTACAGtattgacttttttttaactttttgtgTCTTGAGTTATCAAGGGTAAAATTATATACAAAATGACGTGaagggaaatgaaaattgGTCCCAGTCAGTGGCAGGGTAAAATTACAGTAAATGTATGAACAAAATCCATGGGAATTCAATGTTGGTTCCAGTTATTGGGAGCTGATTACTGGCCtctgttatttacaatggGATAGTGCTGTGCAGCgaataaatcactatcctTTGCAGCTGTCTGCCAGGATGTCACACAACGCTCCCCTGTTGCATGACATCTCGAAAGACCGCTGTGAAGGAGACTAACTAGATAGGTACTATTGAGTTATCCAttggatagtgctatccacgttttgaacaactgaggccTGAACTTTACTGTTGTGCTCAGGAATGTGAACAAAAAGTATTATTAaaagacctctttcataatggcgatcaaatttaatattctgttgttttaatgctaataagacTTATTAGCCTAactgctaataataatatttaaaccaaagtgaggcctgtaggtctaattaacataaatacaaaggaataacgaAATATGCCGCCATTTAGGAAAGTGGTCTATTGGCAGAATACCAAGGACACCTTACTTAGACCAAGTTATTCAATAAATCACTTGTTCAAAAAAGTTGGTCTTCcctattattttccttgaacCATAAGTGGCAGAAATgggaatttaataataatttggtgGTTCACACATCAATAGTTTAAAAAGAGGTGGTATAAGGAAAATTGGGAAGCTAAAAAGGTGTTTTCATATTCTAAAAATATTAACTGAAAGTTATTATATTGTGAGatggaacaatttttttaaaacaatttttgattTACTTTTTCCTGTACATTTCCACCACAAAAAGGATTGTTTAAACTCTAAAGTTTGCTCAAGGTTTTAGATGCATGTTCACCAGAACTGCCTGCTGTGAACCCTTGACTATTCCCACGAAGAGCGTCACAAAATCATGTAACACATGTTCAGGACTGTCCTTCTCTTATCAGTTCTCTGATGCTTGTGAACCATTGGTAATGGTTAAGCAATATTTAGATCCATGAACTTTGCATCCtagacaaaacaacaacaacaaaatacatAGTGAGCCTTTTCTTCCTGACGTTATGCAAAGATGATATTTTTCCTAAAACACAAGAGCTTTTGTGTGTTCTATTATGGCTCACTTCCTTGAAACATAGCATTTAGCTGTTgtaaaaaaatacatta
Proteins encoded in this window:
- the LOC141889990 gene encoding arginase-1-like isoform X2, encoding MNVLTMKFFARLTHLCRIPTKQLRWYHHIQQKEFFLIGVPFSGGQPRKGVEEGPEYLRKYGLVSGIKELGYKVTDCGDLKVHPVNSENYKYITSCTSVKNSVECGSVAEKLSQEIAKYTKERKLTVTLGGDHSISVGTVFGHASVRKNMCLLWIDAHMDINTPLTTRTGNLHGMPLSMLIKGVPEFSPLPGYEWCTPCLCPQNVAYIGLRDVDPAEREISEKLGIAAYSIDDIDKVGIGEIMQRALERINPEGDRPIHVSYDIDSLDPKETPCTGTPVKGGLTLDEGIYISQIVAQTGCLSAVDVVEFNPAIGTDEQVIRTASNTMKLITILLGQESHLEHAPPPPVDEEKAGNGAAH
- the LOC141889990 gene encoding arginase-1-like isoform X1, with translation MNVLTMKFFARLTHLCRIPTKQLRWYHHIQQKEFFLIGVPFSGGQPRKGVEEGPEYLRKYGLVSGIKELGYKVTDCGDLKVHPVNSENYKYITSCTSVKNSVECGSVAEKLSQEIAKYTKERKLTVTLGGDHSISVGTVFGHASVRKNMCLLWIDAHMDINTPLTTRTGNLHGMPLSMLIKGVPEFSPLPGYEWCTPCLCPQNVAYIGLRDVDPAERILMVLCREISEKLGIAAYSIDDIDKVGIGEIMQRALERINPEGDRPIHVSYDIDSLDPKETPCTGTPVKGGLTLDEGIYISQIVAQTGCLSAVDVVEFNPAIGTDEQVIRTASNTMKLITILLGQESHLEHAPPPPVDEEKAGNGAAH